In one Culex quinquefasciatus strain JHB chromosome 2, VPISU_Cqui_1.0_pri_paternal, whole genome shotgun sequence genomic region, the following are encoded:
- the LOC6036709 gene encoding trypsin 5G1, translating to MNQFITLLATVACVALVQGASTARHPARPWWNAPPSSERIVGGFEIDILEVPYQISLQTYGHFCGGSIIGENWVLTAGHCASDYDVGLHVRVGSSLHGSGGQLVPVKRVIQHPQYNPNTIDFDFALLELEQPVQLSEQFFAVELPEQDQEVEDGQLLQVSGWGYTQNPSESNEALRATNVPAVSQEECRESYGGYQVTDRMICAGYQAGGKDACQGDSGGPLVEGKTLVGVVSWGIGCAEPGYPGVYSRVAAVRDWIKEHSDI from the coding sequence ATGAACCAGTTCATCACCCTTCTGGCCACCGTTGCCTGCGTTGCCCTGGTCCAGGGTGCCTCCACCGCCCGCCATCCGGCTCGTCCCTGGTGGAACGCCCCACCCAGCAGCGAACGCATCGTCGGAGGATTCGAGATCGACATCCTGGAGGTTCCGTACCAGATTTCGCTGCAAACCTACGGCCACTTCTGCGGTGGATCAATCATCGGTGAAAACTGGGTTCTGACCGCCGGGCATTGTGCTAGTGATTACGACGTTGGACTCCACGTCCGCGTTGGATCTTCGCTGCACGGTTCTGGAGGTCAGCTGGTCCCGGTCAAGCGGGTCATCCAGCATCCGCAGTACAACCCGAACACTATCGACTTTGATTTCGCCCTGCTGGAGTTGGAGCAGCCGGTTCAGCTGAGCGAGCAGTTCTTCGCCGTTGAACTTCCGGAGCAGGATCAGGAGGTTGAGGATGGTCAGCTGCTGCAGGTTTCCGGCTGGGGTTACACCCAGAACCCGTCCGAGTCTAACGAGGCACTGCGTGCTACCAATGTCCCAGCTGTCAGCCAGGAGGAATGCCGTGAGTCGTACGGAGGCTACCAGGTTACCGATCGTATGATCTGCGCTGGGTACCAGGCCGGTGGTAAGGACGCTTGCCAGGGAGACTCCGGCGGTCCGCTGGTTGAAGGAAAGACCCTGGTTGGCGTTGTTTCGTGGGGTATCGGTTGTGCTGAACCGGGATATCCAGGAGTGTACTCCCGTGTGGCCGCTGTGCGTGATTGGATCAAAGAGCACAGTGATATCTAA